Proteins from a single region of Desulfobacter postgatei 2ac9:
- a CDS encoding response regulator — protein sequence MKKANVLIVDDSRSALFAVKALLNHADIHTVTASDALQGQEALKKEQFDLVITDVDMPNLNGLEFCQWIKSNPETAHIPVIVLSSLDTDVDIENGFRVGADAYVPKRLANKELIPRIESVMDKCTFVKDKTILVVEDSKTIQMVTKQGLEDAGFKVVLADDGQHALDIIDDVAPDILLTDLNMPRVDGNELCRRLFNTDKYEFLPIVVMSSIGDKSMMRRLIRDGVTAFIVKPFNVDMLVVTMEKLLSDHFQRMLEERERLLHEQKLTIGFIASLVNVLEARDKYTSGHSEAVTRLSIAIGRELGFKDQDMNRLQIAASLHDIGKIGIRDNVLLKSGKLTMEEFKHIQTHTVIIQDILKPLPGMEDVLVAASSHHERWDGTGYPNGLKGEDIPLFGRIIAVADVFHALTGDRPYRDGMSSEKALQVISDGVGSHFCPTVAAAFFRYIKTLKYPEQ from the coding sequence ATGAAAAAAGCGAATGTGCTGATCGTTGACGATTCCAGGTCGGCTCTTTTTGCCGTGAAAGCATTGTTGAATCATGCAGATATTCATACGGTAACTGCGTCCGATGCCCTGCAGGGACAGGAGGCCTTGAAAAAAGAGCAATTCGATCTGGTGATTACGGATGTGGATATGCCTAACCTTAACGGATTGGAATTTTGTCAGTGGATCAAATCAAATCCGGAAACAGCACATATTCCTGTGATTGTTTTAAGCTCCCTTGATACAGACGTTGATATTGAAAACGGTTTCAGGGTCGGTGCGGATGCATATGTGCCCAAACGCCTGGCAAATAAGGAACTGATTCCACGCATTGAAAGTGTTATGGATAAGTGTACCTTTGTCAAGGATAAAACCATACTTGTGGTTGAGGACAGTAAAACCATTCAAATGGTTACAAAACAGGGGCTTGAAGATGCTGGCTTCAAAGTGGTTCTTGCTGATGACGGGCAGCATGCCCTTGATATCATTGATGATGTTGCACCTGATATTTTGCTTACGGATCTCAATATGCCCCGGGTGGACGGCAATGAACTTTGTCGCAGACTGTTTAATACCGACAAGTATGAATTTTTGCCCATTGTGGTTATGAGTTCCATAGGCGACAAGTCGATGATGAGACGTCTTATCAGAGATGGTGTTACGGCTTTTATTGTCAAGCCGTTTAACGTGGATATGCTTGTTGTGACCATGGAAAAACTGCTTTCCGATCATTTCCAGCGCATGCTTGAAGAAAGGGAGCGGCTTCTTCATGAGCAGAAATTGACGATCGGCTTTATCGCCAGTCTTGTCAACGTATTGGAAGCCCGGGATAAGTACACCAGTGGTCATTCCGAAGCTGTTACCAGGCTTTCCATAGCCATTGGCAGGGAACTGGGCTTCAAGGATCAGGACATGAATCGTCTTCAGATTGCCGCAAGCCTTCATGATATAGGTAAAATCGGAATACGTGATAATGTGCTGCTCAAATCCGGTAAACTGACAATGGAGGAATTTAAGCATATTCAGACCCATACCGTGATTATTCAGGACATCCTTAAGCCGTTGCCAGGCATGGAAGATGTTCTTGTTGCAGCATCCTCCCATCACGAACGCTGGGACGGTACAGGCTATCCCAATGGACTGAAGGGAGAAGATATCCCTTTATTCGGAAGAATTATTGCCGTTGCCGACGTATTTCATGCACTGACCGGTGACAGGCCATATCGTGACGGTATGTCCAGCGAAAAGGCGCTTCAGGTTATTTCCGACGGGGTTGGTTCTCATTTTTGTCCAACGGTTGCGGCTGCTTTTTTCAGGTATATAAAAACACTTAAATATCCTGAACAATAA